The genomic segment AAGTACCCGGCGGCGATTCCGGTACCCGGCCGGTTCTCGGTCTCCAACGCGCTGGCCACCCTCGCCGCCTGTCACCTCCTCGGCCACGACCTGGCCGGACTGGTCGCCGCGCTGGACCGGATGCCCCCGGTGCCCGGCCGGCTCGAACGCTTCGAGACCCCGCAGGGCGCGGCCGTGATCGTGGACTACGCGCACTCTCCCGACTCGCTGGACAAGGTGCTCTCCGCCATCCGGGACTTCGCACCCGGCCGGGTGCTCACGGTGTTCGGCTGCGGAGGCGACCGGGACGTGACCAAGCGGGTCCGCATGGGGCAGATCGCGGGTGCCCGCTCCGATCTGTGCGTGCTCACCTCCGACAACCCCCGGGACGAGGACCCCGAGGCGATCATGGATCAGATCGCCCCCGGTATCAGGGCGACCGGCACACCGTTCGCACGGTTCGCCGATCGTCGTGAGGCGATCGCCCACGCGCTGTCCGCCGCCCGGCCGGGCGACATCGTGCTGGTCGCGGGGAAGGGCAGTGAGCCGTACCAGATCGTCGGGGAGCGGCTGATCCCGTTCAGCGACATGGCGACGGTCCGCGAACTCTCCGCGGAGCGGACGAGCTAGGGACTTCCGTCCGGGTCAGGCCGGGCTCGCGGGCTCCGGCACCGCACCTCACGGCGATGTCGTCGGTCGGCACGGCTCCGCCATGACTCCCTCCTCCGCCTCGCGGCGCACGGCACCGGAGTCCGCTCCCCGATCCGGGCTGACCCAGACGAAAGGCCCTGGCCGACACGCGGTCCGCCTGTCCTCTTTCGAGTGATGATGCGACTGCCGGCCATTGGGGCCGACGGACTGTCGCTCCCTTCCCTTCCATACGTGTGACCAGGCACGGAACGTCCCGATAGGGGACGCCGCGGCCGTCGTGGACACCTCCGCGCCCGTACCCGGCCGACACGTCGGGCGGGCGAGAATGCCGGGACACACGTCATTCAGGGAGGGATGTTGACGGCGCAGCGCCACGGCCGGGCGACCATCGGAACCCCGGCCGCCGCACCGCACCCGTCGACGGGTGGCACCTCGGCGGCGGCGCCCACGAGGCGGCGGCCCCTGTCCGCTCTCGACGCCGGAGAATGGAGCGACCACCTCGCAGCCGCCTGCGTCCACGGCGACCTGACGGGCGGTCTCGGGGCCGAGGCGGTCCGCCGGACCGCCTCTGGGCTGATGTCGCTGCGGGATCTGCGGATGGTGCTGCTCGTCGCGGACGCCCGCGATGTCTGGGCACCCGTCCGGGAGGCGGCCCTGGCCCACGCGGCCCGCGTCCCGGAGACCGCGCGGGACGTCCTGCAACTGCACTGCCAGCTCGAAATGTGGCCCCCGACGGGGTTCACCGACACCCGCGACGTCTCGGACGGCGCGGGGACCTCCTTCGAGGTCGTCGCCCGGGCCGGGCTGCCGGGCCACGAGGTCACCGGACCGGCCCACCGGGGCCCGACCCGGCAGCACGCCCGCGACCGGGCGGCGACCGGTCTGCTCGCCCGGCTGGCCGGCGCCACCGATCCGCTCGCCCCCACCGAGCTGCCCCGCCCCCGTGCGACCGGCGACAGCGTTCACGGACTGGGAGCGGAGGCGTTCGAGGTCCTGCTGGACGAACGCGTCTGCTCCGACACACCCGGCCCGCGCCTGCTGGACGAGCTGCTGCGACGTGCGGAACAGGGCAGGTTCCAGCACCGCCACATGTACCAGCTCCTGTTCACCGCCCATGGCCCCGGCTGGCACGAGGCCCGGGTCGCGGCGCTCGACGTCGTCGCGCAGCGCTCCGGATTCGCCGAATCCCTGCTGGTCATGCGGGCCAAGGAGCTGGGCGTACCAGGGCCGGTCTACGAGCAGAGCAGCCGACCCGGCCCCGGCTCGGAGGCGCCCTCGTACCTGACCACCGCACGGTTCGATCCGGGCGGCGGGCCGGTGAACGGGGCCCCGCGAAGCGCGCGTGGACGCAGGTCCGCCCGGCACCGCGCGTCGGTCGGTCTGCTCGCGGCCCTGACCGCCCTGCCCGAGACGGTGGTGCGTCTGCCCGACCTCCCCGACCCCGACCCGCCGACGGTCTCGCCCGCGCCGGACCGGGCGGAGCGGGCGGCGGAGGACCGCGACGAACGCAAGCGCCGCCGTACCAACGCGCTGATGGACCTCAACCAGCTGAAGATGGATCACGTCATCGGCAAGCCGGAGTGGGTGTACGAGCGCACCGGGTCCGCGCACCAGCCCGCGTTCGTCTGTACCGGCCGCTGTCCGTACGACGGGCGGACGGTCGAGGCCAGGGGGCACGGAGGTTCGAAGGCGGACGCACGCATGGCCGCCGCGTCCGCGCTGCTCCGGTTGCTGCCGACAGCGGGCGGAGCTTCGAAGCCCCCGGCCGGACGGCCGCCCACGGCGCCCGTACCCACGGTCGCGTCGTCCGCCCACTCGGCCGCCGCCGACGCCCTGCGCGGCGGCTGCGCCCTGACCCTCCTCATGGACGGACCCGCCGACGGCCCCCACTTCCTGCTCTACCGCCCCGACGGCCGTCCGATGCCCGCGGCGACCCCGGCGGCGGCTCTGCCAGGGGCGGTCAGGGAACTGGTCCTGGCCCGCGATCACGGCGTCCGCCGCGTCCCGGTGGCGGGATGGGCCCTGCCGCTGCGCCCCGCCGTCCGCACACTCCTCGCTCTCGACGGCGACCGGGCCCTCCATCCCTCCGCCCAGGCGTGGCAGGCGGCCACCCGTCTGGGACTGGGGCTGGTCGCCGCCCGACTCGTCCATCCGGCGCTCGGCGACGACGGCCGGGACGCCTGGCACGTCGGCCCGCTCACCGGCCCCGTGCTCGGAGCCGTTCGACACATCGCCGAACAGATGCCCCCGCACGCGCACTGCCGAGCGCTGCCCGCTCCCGACGGTGCCCCGCGCATCACCACACCGCTGCACGCCGTGGAGGCATTCCTCCACGTCCTGGCCGACACCCTCGTCCGCACCCCGGGTGCCCACGCGCTCTTCGGCGACGGGCCGTTCCTCTCGGCCACCGGGGAGCCCGCGCCCGCGCTGCGGCGGTGGGCGGACGACATCGAGGACCGGGCCGACCCCGCCCCGCGCCCTCGGCTGCTCCTGACCGTCCATCCGCCCTCGGACACCGATGCGGCCGCCCAACACCTGCGCTCCACACTGTCGTTGTATCCGGACGACGACGAAGCCGGAGCCGCCGGGCCCGTCCCCGCCGACGACGTGTGGTCCGGTCGGCATCCCGGCGCCGACTCGCCGCTGAGGCGCCGCCAGGTCCGCCGCGCGCTGCGCCGGATCGCGGACATCTGGCCGGCCGCCGCACGACTGGCCACCTCGGCTGCCCCCGCCCGGCTGAGGCTGTCCGTCGCGGAGGCCGTGCGGCTCGTCGCCGAGGCCGAGCCGCTGGCGGCGGCCGGATTCCGGGTGCGCTGGCCCGAAGGGCTCATCGACGCGCTCACCACCCGAACCGTCGTCGGCAGCCGGTCCGCAACGCCGGAATCCCGGCTCGGGCTGGAGCAACTGATCGACTTCCGATGGCAGTTGGCACTGAACGGGCAGGCGCTCACCGAGGCCGAGATGGACGCCCTGGCGGAAGCCGCGCGTCCCCTGGTCCGGCTGCGCGACACCTGGGTCCTGCTCGACGAGACCACCGTGCACCGAGCCGCCCATCGGGGCCTCGCCTCGCTCAACGGCGCCGACGCCCTGGGCGCCGCGCTGTCCGGAAGCGTGAGTGTCGACGGCGCGACGTACGCCTGTGAACCCGCGGACGGCCTCGCCCAGTTGATCGCGGCCCTGCGCGCCGACGCCTCCGAGGCCGCCCCCCTGCCCCCGCCCCGGGCACTCCGCGCCCGACTGCGCGGATATCAGCACCGGGGCCTGACCTGGCTGGCCCGCATCACCGAACTCGGTTACGGTGCCTGCCTCGCCGACGACATGGGCCTGGGCAAGACACTCACCTCGATCGGGCTGATCCTCCACCGCCAGGAGGCCGGCGCCGCGCGGCCCACGCTCGTCGTCGCCCGCGCCTCCCTCGTCACCAACTGGGTCAGGGAGATCCGGCGCTTCGCTCCCCGTACCCCCGTTGTCGCCTACCACGGGCCCGGTCGCACCCTCGTCGACGTCACTTCGGACACGGTCGTCGTCACCACGTACGGCATCCTGCAACGCGACACCGGCCCGCTGACGGCCGTCGACTGGGACCTGGTCCTGGCGGACGAGGCGCAGAGCGTCAAGAATCCGGCGACGGCCGCGGCCCGTCGGCTGCGTGAACTGACCGCCGCCGCCCGCGTCGCCGTCACCGGCACCCCCGTCGAGAACCGCCTCGAAGAACTCTGGGCGATCATGGACTGGGTCAACCCCGGACTGCTCGGCACCCGCACGGCCTTCCGCGCCCGCTACGGCCGCGACGCCGAGCGCGACACCACGGGAGAGGCCGCCCGCCGACTGGGCCGCGTCATCAGCCCGTTCCTGCTGCGCAGGCTCAAGAGCGATCCGGGCATCGCGCCCGAACTGCCCGACAAGGTCCACTCCCGGCGGATCGTGCGGCTCACCCGTGAACAGGCGGCGCTCTACGAGGCCGCGGTGCGCGAGACGCTGGCCGCCATCGGCGAGAGCGCGGGTATCACCCGGCACGGCCTGGTCGTCCGACTGCTCACCACACTGCGGCAGATCTGCGACCACCCGGCCCACTACCTCAGGGAACCCGGCCCCCGGCACGCCGACGAGGCCCCCGGATTCGCCGCCCGCTCGGCGAAACTCGGGGCCCTGGACGAACTCCTCGACCAGATCACCGCCTGCGACGAGTCCGTCCTGATCTTCACCAGCTACGTCGAGATGGGGCGTCTCCTGCACGCCCACTGCGCGGCCCGTGGCCTGGCGCCGAGTTTCCTGCACGGCCAGACGTCCCTGACGGAGCGTCAGCG from the Streptomyces sp. AM 4-1-1 genome contains:
- a CDS encoding DEAD/DEAH box helicase, with the protein product MLTAQRHGRATIGTPAAAPHPSTGGTSAAAPTRRRPLSALDAGEWSDHLAAACVHGDLTGGLGAEAVRRTASGLMSLRDLRMVLLVADARDVWAPVREAALAHAARVPETARDVLQLHCQLEMWPPTGFTDTRDVSDGAGTSFEVVARAGLPGHEVTGPAHRGPTRQHARDRAATGLLARLAGATDPLAPTELPRPRATGDSVHGLGAEAFEVLLDERVCSDTPGPRLLDELLRRAEQGRFQHRHMYQLLFTAHGPGWHEARVAALDVVAQRSGFAESLLVMRAKELGVPGPVYEQSSRPGPGSEAPSYLTTARFDPGGGPVNGAPRSARGRRSARHRASVGLLAALTALPETVVRLPDLPDPDPPTVSPAPDRAERAAEDRDERKRRRTNALMDLNQLKMDHVIGKPEWVYERTGSAHQPAFVCTGRCPYDGRTVEARGHGGSKADARMAAASALLRLLPTAGGASKPPAGRPPTAPVPTVASSAHSAAADALRGGCALTLLMDGPADGPHFLLYRPDGRPMPAATPAAALPGAVRELVLARDHGVRRVPVAGWALPLRPAVRTLLALDGDRALHPSAQAWQAATRLGLGLVAARLVHPALGDDGRDAWHVGPLTGPVLGAVRHIAEQMPPHAHCRALPAPDGAPRITTPLHAVEAFLHVLADTLVRTPGAHALFGDGPFLSATGEPAPALRRWADDIEDRADPAPRPRLLLTVHPPSDTDAAAQHLRSTLSLYPDDDEAGAAGPVPADDVWSGRHPGADSPLRRRQVRRALRRIADIWPAAARLATSAAPARLRLSVAEAVRLVAEAEPLAAAGFRVRWPEGLIDALTTRTVVGSRSATPESRLGLEQLIDFRWQLALNGQALTEAEMDALAEAARPLVRLRDTWVLLDETTVHRAAHRGLASLNGADALGAALSGSVSVDGATYACEPADGLAQLIAALRADASEAAPLPPPRALRARLRGYQHRGLTWLARITELGYGACLADDMGLGKTLTSIGLILHRQEAGAARPTLVVARASLVTNWVREIRRFAPRTPVVAYHGPGRTLVDVTSDTVVVTTYGILQRDTGPLTAVDWDLVLADEAQSVKNPATAAARRLRELTAAARVAVTGTPVENRLEELWAIMDWVNPGLLGTRTAFRARYGRDAERDTTGEAARRLGRVISPFLLRRLKSDPGIAPELPDKVHSRRIVRLTREQAALYEAAVRETLAAIGESAGITRHGLVVRLLTTLRQICDHPAHYLREPGPRHADEAPGFAARSAKLGALDELLDQITACDESVLIFTSYVEMGRLLHAHCAARGLAPSFLHGQTSLTERQRMVDAFQAGRVRVLILSVKAAGVGLNLTRATHVVHYDQQWNPAVEDQATDRAHRIGQDRTVTVHQLISEATLEDRIAALLHHKRALTDAVLTSGEGALADLDDDELAQLVTLGSTP